A single window of Deinococcus sp. KSM4-11 DNA harbors:
- a CDS encoding acyltransferase family protein: MIRPSAASMTASSARARRRTRLNRTPVLLLSPFFLILLAFGLFPLLFSFIIAFYDWNPLATVGRARFDGLWTYQNIFTDPAYWPALLRTLGTALKSAVMQHVAALPLAFALHLTFRRLQGVLGTVLFLPYVASPLATGPVLALLFTILWRPLGDLYTALYAGVQAVPALHVLSDALPYSLDSVSAERAFNVAWNGVGWNVLLYLMALNAIPQQLYEAAQVDGAGLWTQFRRITLPLVRPMMFVAFTLSFLAATQTSVWNPSAPISYATMTIPEYVIRTSFWDFDGGLAAGQTWVYFAGIALVVGVLYALIGRHFTELDTAGDAAGDDTPTHLAPAPAAALKLLIALALLSAVLPAAALLLNATHPYPDFLLNVGDSLSSNYADLLSQLPDFWRNVWNSVYIATLAGIGATLTSLLAGYAFAHLDFAHKRPLYAVVLGVMLFPSLTNLIPTVLTMGLLGWVEQPRALWVPALASAIGIFLTRQYLQAAVPRSVLEAARIDGARTPAILTRIVLPVARPVMVTVFLLTFIAQWGDSLNALAILHDPTHRLVSQALSLVTGGALSVGAAAATLPTLLLFILAAAQIARGLNITSGGTGAAAPRATTPSDGALPGADAVRAVACLMVICHHLSQRLNGNVQPPVIRELQSYVMSGAVGVSAFFVLSGLLLSLPFWRRYLAGRERPSLREYTRRRFLRIAPGFWASLGVSLLLTLALVPDAVHPYLRALSAATFTSALHWLTFFPADLNGPLWSIGFEVLCYVLLPIGMLGLFAVKRRHPALAFGWWLGVLAVTLLAHQWILTHLIPDSEGRGWQYGITGGSKYWVPNYNPIGLYGHYLLGVLAAGVIAWRTRAGRTIRVWNDVLGLGLIAGIIGLLFTTRHAPEFSFSLGRQPYFYPTFPLLVAALLATLPFTRVLGAWLDRPLRTTARLSFGLYIWHYLILELIRLLHNPHFVYFGMDSLGAWALTSATGLGLAYWAANLSYRHIEEPFLRGMHRGKVNAPTSALARHTKN, from the coding sequence ATGATCCGCCCGTCCGCCGCGTCCATGACTGCGTCCAGCGCCCGAGCCCGGCGGCGTACACGCCTGAACCGCACCCCCGTCCTGCTGCTCTCCCCGTTCTTCCTGATCCTGCTGGCCTTCGGCCTGTTTCCCCTGCTGTTCTCGTTCATCATCGCCTTCTACGACTGGAATCCGCTGGCGACGGTGGGCCGTGCTCGCTTCGACGGCCTGTGGACGTACCAGAACATCTTCACCGATCCGGCGTACTGGCCGGCCCTGCTCCGCACCCTGGGCACCGCCCTGAAAAGTGCCGTCATGCAGCACGTGGCCGCCCTGCCGCTCGCTTTCGCGCTCCACCTGACCTTTCGCCGCCTTCAGGGCGTGCTGGGCACCGTGCTGTTCCTGCCGTACGTGGCCTCGCCTCTGGCGACCGGGCCGGTGCTGGCGCTGCTGTTCACCATCCTCTGGCGACCTCTGGGAGACCTGTACACCGCCCTGTACGCTGGGGTTCAGGCGGTCCCGGCCCTGCACGTCCTGTCGGACGCCCTGCCGTACTCGCTCGATTCGGTCAGTGCTGAGCGGGCCTTCAATGTGGCATGGAACGGAGTCGGCTGGAACGTCCTGCTGTACCTGATGGCCCTGAACGCCATTCCCCAGCAACTGTATGAGGCCGCGCAGGTGGACGGCGCGGGGCTCTGGACGCAGTTCCGGCGCATCACGCTGCCCCTGGTGCGGCCCATGATGTTCGTGGCCTTCACCCTGAGTTTCCTGGCGGCCACGCAGACCAGCGTGTGGAATCCCAGCGCGCCCATCAGTTACGCCACCATGACCATTCCCGAGTACGTGATCCGCACCAGTTTCTGGGACTTCGACGGTGGCCTGGCGGCCGGACAGACCTGGGTGTACTTCGCGGGCATCGCCCTGGTCGTGGGCGTGCTGTACGCGCTGATCGGGCGGCACTTCACGGAACTCGATACGGCCGGCGACGCGGCGGGAGACGACACGCCAACCCACCTTGCACCCGCGCCCGCTGCCGCACTGAAGCTGCTCATCGCCCTGGCCCTGCTCTCAGCGGTGCTGCCCGCCGCCGCGCTGCTGCTGAACGCCACCCATCCCTATCCGGACTTCCTGCTGAACGTCGGGGACAGCCTGAGCAGCAACTACGCCGACCTGCTCTCGCAGCTCCCGGATTTCTGGCGGAACGTCTGGAACTCGGTGTACATCGCCACGCTGGCGGGCATCGGGGCGACCCTCACCTCCCTGCTCGCTGGGTACGCCTTCGCACACCTGGACTTTGCACACAAGCGCCCGCTGTACGCCGTGGTGCTGGGCGTCATGCTGTTCCCCAGCCTCACGAACCTGATTCCCACCGTGCTCACCATGGGCCTGCTCGGCTGGGTCGAGCAGCCCCGCGCGCTGTGGGTGCCCGCGCTGGCGAGCGCCATCGGCATCTTCCTGACCCGGCAGTACCTCCAGGCTGCCGTGCCACGCAGCGTGCTGGAGGCGGCCCGGATCGACGGCGCGCGCACCCCGGCCATCCTGACGCGGATCGTGCTGCCAGTCGCGCGGCCCGTCATGGTCACGGTCTTCCTGCTGACCTTCATTGCGCAGTGGGGGGACAGTCTGAACGCCCTGGCCATCCTGCACGATCCCACCCACCGGCTGGTGTCACAGGCCCTGAGCCTCGTCACGGGCGGGGCGCTGTCGGTCGGAGCGGCCGCCGCGACCCTGCCCACGCTGCTGCTGTTCATCCTGGCCGCCGCGCAGATCGCCCGTGGCCTGAACATCACGTCCGGGGGCACGGGTGCAGCCGCTCCCCGGGCCACGACCCCGTCCGACGGTGCCCTGCCCGGCGCAGATGCGGTGCGCGCCGTCGCGTGCCTGATGGTCATCTGCCACCACCTCTCGCAGCGCCTGAACGGGAACGTGCAGCCCCCGGTCATCCGGGAACTCCAGTCGTACGTGATGAGCGGCGCGGTCGGTGTGAGCGCATTCTTCGTGCTGTCGGGCCTGCTGCTGTCGCTGCCCTTCTGGCGACGCTACCTGGCCGGGCGGGAACGTCCCTCGCTGCGCGAGTACACCCGCCGCCGCTTCCTGCGCATCGCGCCCGGCTTCTGGGCCAGCCTGGGCGTGAGCCTGCTGCTGACCCTGGCTCTCGTGCCGGACGCCGTGCATCCCTACCTGCGCGCCCTGAGCGCCGCCACCTTCACCTCCGCGCTGCACTGGCTGACCTTCTTTCCCGCCGACCTGAACGGCCCGCTGTGGAGCATCGGCTTCGAGGTGCTGTGCTACGTCCTGCTGCCCATCGGGATGCTCGGCCTGTTCGCCGTAAAGCGGCGGCATCCGGCGCTGGCCTTCGGCTGGTGGCTGGGCGTACTGGCCGTGACCCTCCTGGCCCACCAGTGGATTCTGACGCACCTGATCCCGGACTCGGAGGGGCGCGGGTGGCAGTACGGCATCACCGGCGGCAGCAAGTACTGGGTGCCAAACTACAACCCCATCGGGCTGTACGGCCATTACCTGCTGGGCGTCCTGGCGGCCGGCGTGATCGCGTGGCGTACCCGCGCGGGCCGCACGATCCGGGTCTGGAACGATGTGCTGGGCCTCGGCCTGATCGCCGGGATCATCGGCCTGCTGTTCACCACCCGGCACGCGCCGGAGTTCAGTTTCAGCCTGGGTCGCCAGCCGTACTTCTACCCGACCTTCCCGCTGCTGGTTGCCGCGCTGCTCGCCACGTTGCCCTTCACCCGCGTGCTCGGCGCGTGGCTCGACCGGCCCCTGCGAACCACCGCCCGCCTGAGCTTCGGCCTGTACATCTGGCACTACCTGATCCTCGAGCTGATCCGCCTGCTGCACAACCCGCACTTCGTGTACTTCGGCATGGACAGCCTCGGTGCGTGGGCGCTGACCAGCGCGACCGGACTGGGGCTGGCGTACTGGGCGGCGAACCTCAGCTACCGGCATATCGAGGAGCCGTTCCTGCGGGGCATGCATAGGGGTAAGGTCAATGCACCAACATCGGCACTAGCACGTCACACTAAGAACTAA
- a CDS encoding fimbrial assembly protein, translated as MVEINLLPQQYRTQSEPSAWRFAMYALAPLTVAAILIPEVVTATRVSELNRQIDALNGEITALTPAKAEYDRLSAEKRDLDQVTAIATQLKATKSYWINDLAAFSSQLPSAPGVAVKSMTMRPMEAAALSTLQQSGIYLGKNVVREIDVTGVASSQQAVVNFLKTFETNPNFGVNFKTMQSDQTSGQYNFTATVGVVGAAASATPAAAPTAPGQAPQAPAAAPSGSAPTSTGPTGRVPGAQGGQNVN; from the coding sequence GTGGTTGAGATCAACCTCCTGCCACAGCAATACCGCACCCAGTCCGAACCGAGCGCGTGGCGCTTCGCCATGTACGCCCTGGCCCCCCTGACCGTGGCGGCCATCCTGATTCCCGAGGTCGTCACGGCGACGCGGGTGTCGGAACTGAACCGGCAGATCGACGCGCTGAACGGCGAGATCACCGCCCTGACACCGGCCAAAGCGGAATATGACCGGCTCAGTGCCGAGAAACGCGACCTCGATCAGGTCACGGCCATCGCCACGCAGCTCAAGGCGACCAAGAGCTACTGGATCAACGACCTCGCAGCCTTCAGCTCCCAGCTGCCCAGCGCGCCCGGCGTGGCCGTGAAGAGCATGACCATGCGCCCCATGGAGGCCGCAGCCCTGAGCACCCTGCAGCAGAGCGGGATCTACCTGGGCAAGAACGTGGTGCGCGAGATCGACGTGACGGGCGTGGCCAGCAGCCAGCAGGCCGTGGTGAACTTCCTGAAGACCTTCGAGACGAACCCGAACTTCGGCGTGAACTTCAAGACCATGCAGAGCGACCAGACGTCCGGGCAGTACAACTTCACGGCCACCGTCGGCGTGGTCGGCGCGGCAGCGAGCGCCACGCCCGCCGCCGCGCCGACGGCGCCCGGTCAGGCTCCGCAGGCACCGGCCGCCGCGCCCTCGGGCAGCGCACCGACGTCCACCGGGCCGACAGGCCGGGTGCCGGGTGCCCAGGGGGGGCAGAATGTTAACTAA
- a CDS encoding shikimate kinase, with product MVASGLIDRPVSWVALAGFMGTGKSRIGWELSRALALHFVDTDKLITRVVGKSIPEVFAQEGEGYFRACEQEVVGRVSRLDHAVISLGGGTFVHEENRRVLLERGPVVVLWATPETVYARTKHSDRPLLRAEDPMGRIRHLMNEREPVYRQGTIHVHSDGRPSEEIVEEVIDRLWNWADAQHAWAEPELPMAVDRATD from the coding sequence ATGGTGGCCTCCGGCCTGATTGATCGTCCCGTGAGCTGGGTGGCGCTGGCGGGCTTCATGGGCACCGGGAAAAGCCGGATCGGGTGGGAACTGTCGCGCGCCCTGGCGCTGCATTTCGTCGATACGGACAAGCTGATCACGCGCGTGGTCGGCAAGAGCATTCCCGAGGTGTTCGCGCAGGAGGGCGAGGGCTACTTCCGCGCGTGCGAGCAGGAAGTGGTGGGCCGCGTGAGCCGCCTGGATCACGCCGTGATCAGCCTGGGCGGCGGCACCTTCGTGCACGAGGAGAACCGCCGGGTGCTGCTGGAGCGGGGGCCGGTGGTCGTGCTGTGGGCCACGCCGGAAACCGTGTACGCCCGCACGAAGCACAGCGACCGCCCCCTGCTCCGGGCCGAGGATCCCATGGGCCGCATCCGGCACCTGATGAACGAACGTGAGCCGGTGTACCGCCAGGGCACCATCCACGTGCACAGCGACGGACGGCCCAGCGAGGAGATCGTGGAGGAAGTCATCGACCGCCTGTGGAACTGGGCGGACGCACAGCACGCCTGGGCGGAACCCGAGCTGCCCATGGCCGTCGACCGTGCGACGGATTGA
- the aroQ gene encoding type II 3-dehydroquinate dehydratase: MLLVLNGPNLNRLGLREPGVYGSQTLEDLERQCEAWGAELGESVTCRQSNYEGQLLEWVHEAQEQGFTGIVINPGALTHYSYALRDAIAGQPLPVVEVHISNVDARESFRHTSVTAGVCKGKISGLGFLGYRLGMEYLTE; encoded by the coding sequence ATGCTGCTCGTCCTGAATGGCCCGAACCTGAACCGCCTCGGCCTGCGCGAACCCGGCGTGTACGGCTCCCAGACGCTGGAGGATCTGGAGCGCCAGTGCGAGGCCTGGGGCGCGGAACTGGGCGAGAGCGTGACCTGCCGCCAGAGCAATTACGAGGGCCAGCTGCTGGAATGGGTGCATGAGGCGCAGGAGCAGGGCTTCACGGGCATCGTGATCAATCCGGGCGCGCTGACGCACTACAGCTACGCGCTGCGGGACGCGATCGCCGGGCAGCCTCTGCCGGTCGTGGAGGTGCACATCAGCAATGTGGACGCCCGGGAGTCGTTCCGGCACACCAGCGTCACGGCGGGGGTCTGCAAGGGCAAGATCAGTGGCCTGGGCTTCCTGGGATACCGCCTGGGCATGGAATACCTGACGGAATAG
- a CDS encoding type II secretion system protein GspD, with translation MTRRYASLLLTAALGMAAAQTSTTPATPAAASVADPALSSAAVTFEIRRAGSDLTSLLVALAKSAGYDIIIEPTADDVLRSASTTASSAPAAAGATAPSGAASVSMVSYAFSNKPFNQVWPLVLDIYGLSYESLPVGGKTVLRVGIKPIQKIVRLPGGLQASAVERQLKLSFGTPQAVQAPATQTAGTATTPATTSPAATNDSDIVLDSKTLRIVAEPTSNSIIIRGTNQEVAQVQALLSQIIASQPEGTQVAAPVPTVQRIYTVNSTSAEITALLTSQFPTLKVTPVGASGQLVITGPQDTVDSALTLLGQVDKAPPAPTAAPNTAQQVYAVKGQQDDAVALLGAQFPALKVTPVGKTGQLVINGPQDQLTAALALLGQVDKPANAAPGTVQRVFGLVNASAEEVKATLEGTLARALTDTSSTAIPNVPVTGTDASGTPITVTVPASQTAAGAAAATAAAQAQQAASATAQPATGATIIADVRTNTLIVRGTTEQVAQIAELIPNLDKVVPQINVQVRIQEITDTALRSLGVDWKLGFGGFNIGLGQNGLSASFDPTRSLVGFNLGPTLTALENQGMTKRVYDGSVTMQSGQRSLTSTSGAENASSNAAATIKSGGRVELNIPSTSGNIIRQIDYGVNLDFFSPQVAPDGTITLRVRGQINQPASPLPTTGVPNILSFTNSEAQSTITFKSGQTVLMSGLMSTNDVNSTVGVPILSSIPLIGAAFGKQSTNHTQTQLLVVITGTVVQ, from the coding sequence ATGACTAGACGCTACGCATCCCTCCTGCTGACCGCCGCGCTCGGCATGGCCGCCGCGCAGACCTCCACCACGCCGGCCACCCCTGCGGCCGCCAGCGTCGCGGATCCGGCCCTGTCGAGCGCCGCCGTGACCTTCGAGATCCGCCGCGCCGGCAGCGACCTGACCTCGCTGCTCGTGGCGCTGGCCAAGAGTGCTGGGTACGACATCATCATCGAACCCACGGCCGACGACGTACTGCGGTCTGCGAGCACGACGGCAAGCAGCGCTCCGGCGGCCGCGGGCGCGACGGCCCCGTCTGGCGCAGCGTCCGTGAGCATGGTGTCGTATGCGTTCAGCAACAAGCCGTTCAATCAGGTCTGGCCGCTGGTGCTGGATATCTACGGCCTGAGCTACGAGTCCCTTCCGGTGGGCGGCAAGACCGTGCTGCGCGTGGGCATCAAGCCCATTCAGAAGATCGTGAGACTGCCCGGCGGCCTTCAGGCCAGCGCGGTCGAGCGGCAGCTGAAACTGTCCTTCGGCACGCCCCAGGCCGTGCAGGCCCCCGCCACCCAGACGGCGGGCACCGCCACCACCCCGGCCACGACCTCTCCCGCCGCGACGAACGACAGCGATATCGTCCTCGACTCCAAGACCCTGCGTATCGTGGCGGAGCCCACCTCGAACTCCATCATCATCCGGGGGACGAACCAGGAAGTCGCGCAGGTGCAGGCCCTGCTGTCCCAGATCATCGCCTCGCAGCCGGAGGGCACGCAGGTCGCCGCTCCGGTGCCCACCGTGCAGCGCATCTACACCGTGAATTCCACGTCGGCCGAGATCACGGCGCTGCTCACGTCGCAGTTCCCCACCCTGAAAGTCACGCCGGTCGGCGCGAGCGGACAGCTGGTCATCACCGGGCCTCAGGATACGGTGGACTCGGCCCTGACGCTCCTTGGGCAGGTGGATAAGGCCCCACCCGCTCCCACGGCCGCGCCGAACACTGCGCAGCAGGTGTACGCCGTCAAGGGCCAGCAGGACGACGCCGTGGCCCTCCTCGGCGCACAGTTCCCCGCGCTGAAGGTCACGCCGGTCGGGAAGACCGGTCAACTCGTCATCAACGGGCCGCAGGATCAGCTGACGGCCGCTTTGGCGCTGCTCGGACAGGTGGACAAGCCGGCGAATGCCGCGCCGGGCACCGTGCAGCGCGTGTTCGGGCTGGTGAATGCCAGCGCCGAGGAGGTCAAGGCCACGCTGGAAGGTACCCTGGCCCGCGCCCTGACCGACACGTCCTCCACGGCCATTCCCAACGTTCCCGTGACCGGCACGGATGCCAGCGGCACTCCGATCACCGTGACTGTTCCGGCGTCACAGACGGCGGCTGGTGCGGCGGCAGCCACGGCAGCGGCTCAGGCCCAGCAGGCCGCCAGCGCCACGGCCCAGCCCGCGACGGGCGCGACGATTATCGCGGACGTGCGGACGAATACGCTGATCGTGCGAGGCACGACCGAGCAGGTCGCGCAGATCGCGGAACTCATCCCGAACCTGGACAAGGTCGTGCCACAGATCAACGTGCAGGTGCGCATCCAGGAGATCACGGACACGGCCCTGCGCTCGCTGGGCGTGGACTGGAAGCTGGGCTTCGGCGGCTTCAACATCGGCCTGGGCCAGAACGGCCTGTCGGCCTCCTTCGACCCGACCCGCAGCCTGGTGGGCTTCAACCTGGGTCCGACCCTGACCGCACTGGAAAACCAGGGCATGACCAAGCGGGTGTACGACGGTTCGGTGACCATGCAGAGCGGCCAGCGCTCGCTGACCTCGACCAGCGGCGCGGAGAACGCATCGAGCAACGCGGCGGCTACCATCAAGAGCGGCGGCCGGGTGGAACTGAACATCCCTTCGACCAGCGGAAACATCATCCGGCAGATCGATTACGGCGTGAATCTGGACTTCTTCAGCCCGCAGGTCGCGCCGGACGGCACGATCACGCTGCGGGTGCGTGGCCAGATCAACCAGCCGGCGTCCCCGCTGCCCACCACGGGCGTGCCGAATATCCTGTCGTTCACGAACAGCGAGGCGCAGAGCACCATCACCTTCAAGAGCGGCCAGACGGTGTTGATGAGCGGCCTGATGAGCACCAACGACGTGAACAGCACGGTGGGCGTGCCGATTCTGAGCAGCATTCCGCTGATCGGCGCGGCCTTCGGCAAGCAGAGCACGAACCACACCCAGACGCAGTTGCTGGTGGTCATCACCGGAACCGTCGTTCAGTAA
- the aroB gene encoding 3-dehydroquinate synthase produces MRRIDVGGAQPYTVEIGAGLLGGLSLDERQVALIHPEDLPPQFVRQVQARLSPVVTVSVPARDACKTLKVYADVLSRLAQANLPRDGAVVGLGGGAATDLAGFVAASYLRGVAFYTLPTTLLGMVDAAVGGKTGVNLPEGKNLVGAFWPPSAVWCDTNTLSTLPESVFREGAAEAFKHGLIQDPSLLPRVLAPAFRPGGALLEDTVADAIAVKAGVVTRDLTERGERAFLNFGHTLAHALEGVTHQGIPHGEAVAYGMHYAALLSRAQGGADLTPDTLAFLRWQRPSALPNLDYDDVAPYMARDKKADSDGVRFVLLRELAHPYLTRVPDDVLRAAFMTWRDDVSRLP; encoded by the coding sequence GTGCGACGGATTGACGTCGGCGGGGCGCAGCCCTACACGGTCGAGATCGGCGCGGGGCTCCTTGGTGGCCTCAGTCTGGACGAAAGACAGGTGGCGCTGATCCACCCCGAGGATCTGCCGCCACAATTCGTGCGGCAGGTGCAGGCCCGGCTGTCGCCGGTCGTCACCGTCAGCGTGCCCGCGCGCGATGCCTGCAAGACCCTGAAGGTGTACGCGGATGTGCTGTCGCGGCTGGCACAGGCGAACCTGCCCCGCGACGGCGCGGTCGTGGGCCTGGGTGGCGGCGCGGCCACGGATCTTGCGGGCTTCGTGGCCGCCAGCTACCTGCGGGGCGTGGCGTTCTACACGCTGCCGACCACGCTGCTGGGAATGGTGGACGCGGCCGTGGGCGGCAAGACGGGCGTGAACCTGCCCGAAGGCAAGAATCTGGTGGGCGCGTTCTGGCCGCCGAGCGCGGTGTGGTGCGATACCAATACGCTCTCCACACTGCCGGAGAGCGTGTTCCGCGAGGGCGCAGCCGAGGCCTTCAAACACGGCCTGATTCAGGATCCCAGCCTGCTGCCGCGCGTGCTGGCCCCGGCATTCAGACCCGGCGGGGCGCTGCTGGAGGACACCGTAGCCGACGCGATTGCCGTGAAGGCCGGCGTGGTCACGCGTGACCTGACCGAGCGAGGCGAACGGGCCTTCCTGAACTTCGGCCACACGCTGGCCCATGCGCTGGAAGGCGTGACCCACCAGGGCATCCCGCACGGTGAGGCAGTGGCGTACGGCATGCACTACGCCGCCCTGCTGAGCCGCGCCCAGGGTGGCGCCGACCTGACACCGGACACCCTGGCCTTCCTGCGCTGGCAGCGGCCCTCGGCCCTGCCGAACCTGGACTATGACGACGTGGCCCCGTACATGGCCCGCGACAAGAAGGCCGATTCGGACGGCGTGCGCTTCGTGCTGCTCCGCGAACTGGCGCACCCGTACCTGACGCGGGTTCCGGACGACGTGCTCCGGGCGGCGTTCATGACCTGGCGGGATGACGTGTCCCGTCTCCCCTGA
- the aroC gene encoding chorismate synthase — MRYLTAGESHGPQLTAIIEGLPSQLPLGKGDIDPWLRKRQGGYGRGRRMVIETDEAEILSGVRAGRTTGAPVTLAVQNKDHRNWVEIMSPEAGGEPRKKALTDARPGHADLTGGIKYRHKDLRDVLERASARETAARVAVGSIALKLLAELGVQGANFVSSLAGIETNQAFSWDALEAIEDSDLRTPDADAAAQMRERIDRAKKEGDTLGGILEIRFRGLPVGLGSFVHYDRKLDGRIAQACLSVQAMKGVEIGRAFDNALKPGSGVHDAVYYREGTYARDTNGAGGLEAGMTNGEELIVRVAMKPIATLMTPLPTVNVVTHEASDAARERSDTTAVPAAGVVLQCAIGWVLAEAMVEKFGGDTLPELQERVTTARAYAQTY; from the coding sequence ATGAGGTATCTGACCGCCGGGGAGTCGCACGGGCCGCAGTTGACGGCCATCATCGAGGGGTTGCCGTCGCAACTGCCGCTGGGCAAGGGCGACATCGACCCCTGGCTGAGGAAGCGGCAGGGCGGGTATGGGCGTGGACGGCGCATGGTGATCGAGACGGACGAGGCCGAGATCCTGAGCGGCGTGCGGGCCGGGCGGACGACAGGCGCCCCAGTCACACTCGCGGTCCAGAACAAGGATCACCGGAACTGGGTGGAGATCATGTCGCCCGAGGCGGGTGGCGAGCCGCGCAAGAAGGCCCTGACGGACGCCCGGCCCGGTCACGCGGATCTCACGGGCGGCATCAAGTACCGGCACAAGGATCTGCGGGACGTGCTGGAACGGGCCAGCGCGCGGGAGACGGCGGCGCGCGTGGCGGTGGGCAGCATCGCCCTGAAGCTGCTGGCGGAACTGGGCGTGCAGGGTGCGAATTTCGTATCGAGTCTGGCGGGCATCGAGACGAACCAGGCCTTCTCGTGGGACGCGCTGGAGGCCATCGAGGACAGCGACCTGCGGACGCCCGATGCCGATGCGGCGGCGCAGATGCGCGAGCGGATCGACCGCGCGAAGAAGGAGGGCGACACGCTGGGCGGCATTCTGGAAATCCGGTTCCGGGGGCTGCCGGTGGGCCTGGGGTCGTTCGTGCATTACGACCGCAAGCTTGACGGCCGGATCGCGCAGGCCTGCCTGAGCGTGCAGGCCATGAAGGGCGTGGAGATCGGCCGGGCTTTCGACAATGCCCTGAAGCCCGGCAGCGGCGTCCATGACGCCGTGTACTACCGGGAAGGCACGTACGCCCGCGACACGAACGGGGCGGGCGGCCTGGAAGCGGGCATGACGAACGGCGAGGAACTCATCGTCCGGGTTGCCATGAAGCCGATCGCCACGTTGATGACTCCACTGCCGACCGTGAACGTGGTTACGCACGAGGCGTCTGACGCGGCCCGCGAGCGCAGCGACACGACGGCGGTGCCGGCAGCGGGTGTGGTTCTGCAATGTGCCATCGGCTGGGTGCTGGCCGAGGCGATGGTGGAGAAGTTCGGCGGCGACACCCTGCCTGAATTGCAGGAACGGGTGACCACCGCGCGCGCCTACGCGCAGACCTACTGA
- a CDS encoding type 4a pilus biogenesis protein PilO gives MLTKLSPRNLFLVALAACVLLIGLWYLLRFQPRQAQITELGGQLDTLNTQVATLRTSAARLPALRTEVETMRADRQTFLAALPSAANFGPVLDELRLTTAATGATMNNFSVQTGNVANLPGGVRPLNLTVGITGKFSQVFQTLRSIETMSRFTTISNVSLQLPTATSFDPNLEGSLGMTVYTFDPTQAAAQAGATPNAPAAPSAPPAAPGGTQ, from the coding sequence ATGTTAACTAAACTCTCGCCCCGCAACCTGTTCCTGGTAGCGCTCGCCGCGTGCGTGCTGCTGATCGGGCTGTGGTACCTGTTGCGCTTCCAGCCGCGTCAGGCCCAGATCACGGAACTCGGCGGGCAGCTCGACACCCTCAATACCCAGGTCGCCACGCTCCGGACGTCCGCCGCGCGTCTCCCGGCCCTGCGGACGGAAGTCGAGACCATGCGGGCGGATCGCCAGACCTTCCTGGCAGCCCTGCCCAGCGCGGCAAACTTCGGGCCGGTTCTCGACGAACTGCGCCTGACGACCGCCGCTACCGGCGCGACCATGAACAACTTCTCCGTCCAGACGGGCAACGTTGCGAACCTGCCTGGCGGCGTGCGCCCGCTGAACCTCACGGTCGGCATCACCGGGAAGTTCTCACAGGTCTTCCAGACGCTGCGCTCGATTGAAACCATGAGCCGCTTCACCACCATCAGCAACGTCTCGTTGCAGCTTCCGACCGCGACGTCCTTCGATCCGAACCTGGAAGGGTCGCTGGGCATGACCGTCTATACCTTCGATCCGACGCAGGCGGCGGCGCAGGCCGGGGCCACGCCGAACGCGCCCGCCGCGCCCAGCGCTCCGCCCGCCGCACCAGGAGGCACCCAGTGA